The genomic DNA CTGGCTGTTGTGGTAAACCTTAAAGAACAAAATTCTGTGGATACTTATAGGGCCTTAGAAAGAATTTGTTCCCTCGAAGGCATCGAGTTGCAGCAGTTTCAAATTGAAGAAAACGATAACGGTAAAAATCTCACCGATGCGCTTGAAAAGGAGAAATTTTCCTTCGATGCGATTTTCATCACAGGGGACGCACTGACAGATGCTCAGGCGGCGACGTTTTCAGAATTCACTAAAAAATCGACAATTTTAACGATCGCCGAACGGCTACAGACGATCCGCCAAGGCGCGGCGTGCTTTGGCGTAGTCACCGATCCACGGTCAATTGGAACGAAGGCGGCCAAAATAATTCACGCACACCGAGACCTCAGCATCGACTTCAAGCATATCCCGCTCCAGTTTGGATATTACGCGCCAGTATTTAACTCATTGGTTGGAAACCTCGGCCTTTCTGTAAACGAGTTGAAGCAAAAGGGTTTTGTGTTTGTTCCCCTAGCGAAACAAGACAATTTACACAGCTCTTTGTAGCGCCTGATCGAGGGTATGCCACGCGAGAGTAGCACACTTGATCCGCATGGGGAATTGTTTAACGCCAGCAAGTGCCTGTAAATCACCGCAGCCTTTTTCTGCTAACGACGCATCCTCTTGATTGAGCCACTGCTGGATTTTCGAAGAAAATTGCTGAGCCTCCGAAACGGTCATGCCTAAGATAAAATCGGTCATAATTGAACCTGATGCACGCGAGATTGCACAGCCTTGCCCGTAGAATTTAATGTCTACAATCTTTCCATCTTCAACGACAAGCGATACCTTAATCTCATCCCCGCAAGTTGCGTTGTAGCCCTCTGCTTGACATGTGGGGTTTTTTATGATCCCCTCGTGATGCGGGTGCCCACTGTGATCGATAATGATCTCC from Verrucomicrobiota bacterium includes the following:
- a CDS encoding SUF system NifU family Fe-S cluster assembly protein; the encoded protein is MSEVSELYQEIIIDHSGHPHHEGIIKNPTCQAEGYNATCGDEIKVSLVVEDGKIVDIKFYGQGCAISRASGSIMTDFILGMTVSEAQQFSSKIQQWLNQEDASLAEKGCGDLQALAGVKQFPMRIKCATLAWHTLDQALQRAV